A genomic region of Pseudoxanthomonas suwonensis contains the following coding sequences:
- the crp gene encoding cAMP-activated global transcriptional regulator CRP encodes MTSRTSAVTPLRFTSSPLTLDQAAIERFLAHCQRRRYPNRTDVFRPGDPAGTLYYVVNGSVSIIAEEEDGRELVLGYYGAGEFVGEMGLFIESDSREVILRTRSACELAEISYDRLQQLMLGPLSGDAPRLLYSIGVQLSRRLLTTSRKASRLAFLDVTDRIVRTLHDLAKEPESMSHPQGTQMRVSRQELARLVGCSREMAGRVLKKLQADGQLHARGKTVVLYGTR; translated from the coding sequence ATGACCTCCAGGACTTCCGCCGTGACTCCCCTGCGCTTCACCAGCAGCCCGCTGACGCTGGACCAGGCCGCCATCGAGCGCTTCCTGGCCCATTGCCAGCGCCGGCGCTACCCCAACCGCACCGACGTGTTCCGCCCGGGCGACCCGGCCGGCACCCTGTACTACGTGGTCAATGGTTCGGTCAGCATCATCGCCGAGGAGGAGGACGGCCGCGAACTGGTCCTGGGCTATTACGGCGCCGGGGAGTTCGTGGGCGAAATGGGCCTGTTCATCGAGTCCGACAGCCGCGAAGTGATCCTGCGCACCCGCAGCGCCTGCGAACTGGCCGAGATCAGCTACGACCGCCTGCAGCAGCTGATGCTGGGGCCGCTGTCCGGGGACGCCCCGCGCCTGCTCTACTCCATCGGCGTGCAGCTCTCGCGCCGGCTGCTGACCACCAGCCGCAAGGCCAGCCGCCTGGCCTTCCTGGACGTCACCGACCGGATCGTGCGCACCCTGCACGACCTGGCCAAGGAGCCGGAGTCGATGAGCCACCCGCAGGGCACGCAGATGCGGGTCTCGCGCCAGGAGCTGGCGCGCCTGGTCGGCTGCTCGCGCGAGATGGCCGGCCGCGTGCTGAAGAAGCTGCAGGCCGACGGCCAGCTGCATGCGCGCGGCAAGACCGTGGTGCTGTACGGCACCCGCTGA
- a CDS encoding sulfite exporter TauE/SafE family protein: MEFGEVFFWFVLIGLAAQLVDGALGMAYGLVSSSVLLAMGLPPAQVSASIHAAEVFTTGASGASHLAMGNVDKRLFLRLAIPGMVGGIIGAYVLTRIPGEAIRPFVYAYLLVLAVLILVRASGRLVPRREVRRVPVLGFFAGMLDASGGGGWGPLATSTLLAGGGQARTVIGSVNAAEFVVTVAVSLTFLLSIGLDHLEIVLGLLVGGMIAAPVAALLVKRVREQWVLVAVGVLVLCISLYQIGYTLLGRW; the protein is encoded by the coding sequence ATGGAGTTCGGCGAGGTCTTCTTCTGGTTCGTGCTGATCGGGCTGGCCGCGCAGCTGGTCGACGGCGCCCTCGGCATGGCCTACGGCCTGGTGTCGTCCTCGGTGCTGCTGGCCATGGGCCTGCCGCCGGCCCAGGTCAGCGCCAGCATCCATGCGGCCGAGGTGTTCACCACCGGCGCCTCGGGCGCTTCCCACCTGGCCATGGGCAACGTCGACAAGCGCCTGTTCCTGCGCCTGGCCATCCCCGGCATGGTCGGCGGGATCATCGGCGCCTACGTGCTGACCCGGATCCCGGGCGAAGCCATCCGGCCGTTCGTCTATGCCTACCTGCTGGTGCTGGCGGTGCTGATCCTGGTCCGCGCCAGCGGCCGCCTGGTGCCGCGGCGCGAAGTGCGGCGGGTGCCGGTGCTGGGTTTCTTCGCCGGCATGCTCGATGCCAGCGGCGGTGGCGGCTGGGGTCCGCTGGCCACCTCCACCCTGCTGGCCGGCGGCGGGCAGGCGCGTACCGTGATCGGGTCGGTCAACGCGGCCGAGTTCGTGGTGACCGTGGCCGTGTCGTTGACCTTCCTGCTGTCCATCGGCCTGGACCACCTGGAGATCGTGCTGGGCCTGCTGGTCGGCGGCATGATCGCCGCGCCGGTGGCCGCGCTGCTGGTCAAGCGCGTGCGCGAACAGTGGGTGCTGGTGGCGGTGGGCGTGCTGGTGTTGTGCATCAGCCTGTACCAGATCGGGTACACGCTGCTGGGGCGGTGGTAG
- a CDS encoding haloacid dehalogenase-like hydrolase: MNAGPYPTPRDDAPLVVFDFDHTLYDGDSGSHLFAWLIRRNPLRVLAALLATPVLGPMVACLPTRRWGISGYVWIGSFGLHAAREFDRMIDRYVATHREQIAARLLPAALEVFAGHRAQGDRVVVATGAPPELARAILAFVAHEDVPVIGTAVGPRLGAVVATRHCHHREKMRMLRERGYGDIEMAYSDSSADLPLLQSARRPVVVNPKAGRVEMFRQVLPPGTPILNWGCRDRGGDPL, from the coding sequence ATGAACGCAGGTCCTTACCCGACCCCACGCGACGACGCGCCGCTGGTCGTGTTCGACTTCGACCACACGCTGTACGACGGCGACTCGGGCAGCCACCTGTTCGCCTGGCTGATCCGGCGCAATCCGCTGCGGGTGCTGGCCGCGCTGCTGGCCACGCCGGTGCTGGGGCCGATGGTGGCGTGCCTGCCTACCCGGCGCTGGGGTATCTCGGGCTACGTGTGGATCGGCAGCTTCGGCCTGCACGCTGCGCGCGAGTTCGACCGGATGATCGACCGCTACGTGGCCACCCACCGCGAGCAGATCGCCGCGCGGCTGCTGCCGGCGGCGCTGGAGGTGTTCGCCGGGCACCGCGCGCAGGGCGACCGCGTGGTCGTGGCCACCGGCGCGCCGCCGGAACTGGCGCGCGCGATCCTGGCCTTCGTCGCCCACGAGGACGTGCCGGTGATCGGCACCGCGGTTGGGCCGCGGCTGGGCGCGGTGGTGGCCACCCGCCACTGCCACCACCGGGAGAAGATGCGGATGCTGCGCGAGCGCGGCTATGGCGACATCGAGATGGCCTATTCGGACTCCTCGGCCGACCTGCCGCTGCTGCAGTCCGCGCGCCGCCCGGTGGTGGTCAATCCCAAGGCCGGCCGGGTGGAGATGTTCCGCCAGGTGCTGCCGCCGGGCACGCCGATCCTCAACTGGGGTTGCCGCGACCGCGGCGGCGATCCGCTGTAG
- the trpC gene encoding indole-3-glycerol phosphate synthase TrpC: MSDILQTILARKAEEIAARRVHAPLAEVAARARDAGPVRGFADALQAAIAHGDPAVIAEVKRASPSKGVIRPDFRPAEIAVSYEFGGAACLSVLTDVDFFQGSDDYLQQARAACTLPVLRKDFTVDPYQVHEARALGADCILLIVAALDDTRLADLSGLALELGMDVLVEVHDIDELERAIQVPVPLVGINNRNLRTFEVSLDVTLEMKDAVPRDRLLVTESGILAHGDVARMRAAGVHAFLVGETFMRAEEPGEALRQLFFDA; this comes from the coding sequence ATGAGCGACATCCTGCAGACCATCCTGGCACGCAAGGCCGAAGAGATCGCCGCGCGGCGCGTGCACGCGCCGCTGGCCGAGGTCGCCGCCCGCGCCCGCGACGCCGGCCCGGTGCGTGGCTTCGCCGACGCACTGCAGGCGGCCATCGCCCACGGCGACCCGGCGGTGATCGCCGAGGTGAAGAGGGCCAGCCCGTCCAAGGGCGTGATCCGTCCGGACTTCCGCCCGGCCGAGATCGCGGTGAGCTACGAGTTCGGCGGCGCGGCCTGCCTGTCGGTGCTGACCGACGTCGACTTCTTCCAGGGCAGCGACGACTACCTGCAGCAGGCGCGCGCGGCCTGCACCCTGCCGGTGCTGCGCAAGGACTTCACCGTCGATCCGTACCAGGTGCACGAGGCGCGCGCGCTGGGCGCCGACTGCATCCTGCTGATCGTCGCCGCGCTGGACGACACCCGGCTGGCCGACCTGTCCGGCCTGGCGCTGGAACTGGGCATGGACGTGCTGGTCGAGGTCCACGACATCGACGAACTGGAGCGCGCGATCCAGGTGCCGGTGCCGCTGGTCGGGATCAACAACCGCAACCTGCGCACCTTCGAGGTCTCGCTGGATGTCACCCTGGAGATGAAGGACGCGGTGCCGCGCGACCGCCTGCTGGTCACCGAGAGCGGCATCCTCGCGCACGGCGACGTGGCGCGGATGCGCGCGGCCGGCGTGCACGCATTCCTGGTCGGCGAGACCTTCATGCGCGCCGAGGAGCCGGGCGAGGCGCTGCGGCAACTGTTCTTCGACGCATGA
- a CDS encoding antibiotic biosynthesis monooxygenase family protein, translated as MSEAGFARLPSPPYYAVVFSSLRNGEDPEGYAAAAGRMLELARAQPGFLGMESARDADGFGITVSYWESEAAIRAWRDHAEHTEVRRHGRRHWYAHYELRVARVERASGFVPAP; from the coding sequence ATGAGCGAGGCGGGGTTCGCCCGGCTGCCGTCGCCGCCGTACTACGCGGTGGTGTTCAGCTCGCTGCGCAACGGCGAGGACCCGGAAGGCTACGCCGCCGCGGCTGGACGCATGCTGGAACTGGCCCGGGCGCAGCCCGGCTTCCTCGGCATGGAGTCGGCGCGCGATGCCGACGGCTTCGGCATCACCGTCTCCTACTGGGAGAGCGAGGCGGCGATCCGCGCCTGGCGCGACCACGCCGAGCACACCGAAGTGCGCCGGCACGGACGCCGCCACTGGTATGCGCACTACGAACTGCGCGTGGCCCGGGTCGAGCGCGCGTCGGGCTTCGTTCCCGCCCCCTAG
- the trpD gene encoding anthranilate phosphoribosyltransferase: MTITPQEALQRTIEHREIFHDEMVGLMRQVMRGDVSPVMVAAILTGLRVKKETVGEIAGAAQVMREFSRTVQVADRTHLVDIVGTGGDGSHTFNISTCSMFVAAAAGARVAKHGNRSVSSKSGSADVLEALGASIELQPEQVAQSIERCGIGFMFAPIHHPAMKVVAPVRREMGVRTIFNILGPLTNPAGAPNILMGVFHPDLVGIQARVLHELGAERALVVWGRDGMDELSLGAASMVGELRDGVVREYEVHPEDFGIAMSASRNLKVADAAESRVMLLGVLDGAPGPAREIVVLNAAAALYVAGVAADIADGIVRARAAIDSGAARQAQAQFVRTTRDLAGQAAPA; the protein is encoded by the coding sequence ATGACCATCACTCCCCAGGAAGCCCTGCAGCGCACCATCGAGCACCGCGAGATCTTCCACGACGAGATGGTCGGGCTGATGCGGCAGGTCATGCGCGGCGACGTCTCCCCGGTGATGGTCGCGGCGATCCTCACCGGCCTGCGGGTGAAGAAGGAGACCGTCGGCGAGATCGCCGGCGCGGCCCAGGTCATGCGCGAGTTCTCGCGCACCGTGCAGGTGGCCGACCGCACGCACCTGGTCGACATCGTCGGCACCGGCGGCGATGGCTCGCATACCTTCAACATCTCCACCTGCTCGATGTTCGTGGCCGCCGCGGCCGGCGCGCGGGTGGCCAAGCACGGCAACCGCAGCGTGTCGTCCAAGTCCGGCAGCGCCGACGTGCTGGAGGCGCTGGGCGCGTCGATCGAACTGCAGCCGGAGCAGGTGGCGCAATCGATCGAGCGCTGCGGCATCGGCTTCATGTTCGCGCCGATCCACCACCCGGCGATGAAGGTGGTCGCCCCGGTGCGCCGCGAAATGGGCGTGCGCACCATCTTCAACATTCTCGGGCCGCTGACCAATCCGGCCGGCGCGCCGAATATCCTGATGGGCGTGTTCCACCCCGACCTGGTCGGCATCCAGGCGCGCGTGCTGCATGAACTGGGCGCCGAGCGCGCGCTGGTGGTCTGGGGCCGCGACGGGATGGACGAGCTGTCGCTGGGCGCGGCGAGCATGGTCGGCGAGCTGCGCGACGGCGTGGTCCGCGAGTACGAGGTGCACCCGGAGGACTTCGGCATCGCCATGTCGGCCAGCCGCAACCTCAAGGTCGCCGACGCGGCCGAATCGCGCGTGATGCTGCTGGGCGTGCTCGATGGCGCGCCCGGCCCGGCGCGCGAGATCGTGGTGCTGAACGCGGCCGCCGCGCTGTACGTGGCCGGCGTGGCCGCGGACATCGCCGACGGCATCGTCCGCGCGCGCGCGGCGATCGACAGCGGCGCGGCACGGCAGGCGCAGGCGCAGTTCGTGCGGACCACGCGCGATCTGGCCGGGCAGGCGGCGCCGGCATGA
- a CDS encoding F0F1 ATP synthase subunit epsilon — MSTIRCDIVSAEQEIFHGEATLVVATGELGELGIAPRHAPLITRLKPGKVVVTLPDGTHLDFAISGGILEVQPQVVTVLADTAIRAEDIDEAAVRKAKEEAERVLANRSEAMEVAEAQQRLAEVSAQLQALERLRRNLKH; from the coding sequence ATGAGCACCATCCGTTGCGACATCGTCAGCGCCGAGCAGGAGATCTTCCACGGCGAAGCCACCCTGGTCGTGGCCACCGGCGAGCTGGGTGAGCTGGGCATCGCGCCGCGCCACGCGCCGCTGATCACCCGGCTGAAGCCGGGCAAGGTGGTGGTGACCCTGCCGGACGGCACGCACCTGGACTTCGCCATCTCCGGCGGCATCCTCGAGGTGCAGCCGCAGGTGGTGACCGTGCTGGCCGACACCGCGATCCGCGCCGAGGACATCGACGAGGCAGCGGTGCGCAAGGCCAAGGAAGAGGCTGAGCGGGTGCTGGCCAACCGCAGCGAGGCGATGGAAGTGGCCGAGGCGCAGCAGCGCCTGGCCGAGGTCTCCGCCCAGTTGCAGGCGCTGGAGCGCCTGCGCCGCAACCTCAAGCACTGA
- the atpD gene encoding F0F1 ATP synthase subunit beta, with protein MSQGKIVQIIGAVVDVEFPRAEVPRVYDALKVENTAITLEVQQQLGDGVVRTIALGSTDGLKRNLVATNTGKAISVPVGAGTLGRIMDVLGRPIDEAGDVQASDHWEIHRSAPSYEDQSSGNELLETGIKVIDLMCPFAKGGKVGLFGGAGVGKTVNMMELINNIAKAHSGLSVFAGVGERTREGNDFYHEMKDSNVLDKVAMVYGQMNEPPGNRLRVALTGLTMAEYFRDEKDASGKGKDVLLFVDNIYRYTLAGTEVSALLGRMPSAVGYQPTLAEEMGVLQERITSTKTGSITSIQAVYVPADDLTDPSPATTFAHLDATVVLSRNIAALGIYPAVDPLDSTSRQLDPNVIGHEHYDTARRVQSTLQKYKELKDIIAILGMDELSEDDKLAVSRARKIERFFSQPFHVAEVFTGSPGKYVSLKDTIRGFKGIVDGEYDHLPEQAFYMVGTIEEAVEKAKKIA; from the coding sequence ATGAGTCAGGGCAAGATCGTTCAGATCATCGGCGCGGTCGTCGACGTCGAGTTCCCGCGTGCGGAAGTGCCGAGGGTGTACGACGCGCTGAAGGTCGAGAACACGGCCATCACGCTGGAAGTGCAGCAGCAGCTGGGCGACGGCGTGGTCCGCACGATCGCGCTGGGCTCCACCGACGGCCTCAAGCGCAACCTGGTGGCGACCAACACCGGCAAGGCGATCTCGGTGCCGGTCGGCGCCGGCACCCTGGGCCGGATCATGGACGTGCTGGGCCGCCCGATCGACGAGGCGGGCGACGTGCAGGCCTCCGACCACTGGGAAATCCACCGTAGCGCACCGTCGTACGAGGACCAGTCCTCGGGCAATGAGCTGCTGGAGACCGGCATCAAGGTCATCGACCTGATGTGCCCGTTCGCCAAGGGCGGCAAGGTCGGCCTGTTCGGCGGCGCCGGCGTCGGCAAGACCGTCAACATGATGGAACTGATCAACAACATCGCCAAGGCGCACAGCGGCCTGTCGGTGTTCGCCGGCGTGGGCGAGCGTACCCGCGAGGGCAACGACTTCTACCACGAGATGAAGGACTCCAACGTCCTCGACAAGGTGGCGATGGTCTACGGCCAGATGAACGAGCCGCCGGGCAACCGCCTGCGCGTGGCCCTGACCGGCCTGACCATGGCCGAGTACTTCCGCGACGAGAAGGACGCGTCGGGCAAGGGCAAGGACGTGCTGCTGTTTGTCGACAACATCTACCGCTACACCCTGGCCGGCACCGAGGTCTCGGCGCTGCTGGGCCGCATGCCGTCGGCGGTGGGCTACCAGCCGACCCTGGCCGAGGAAATGGGCGTGCTGCAGGAGCGCATCACCTCGACCAAGACCGGTTCGATCACCTCGATCCAGGCCGTGTACGTGCCCGCGGACGACCTGACCGACCCGTCGCCGGCGACCACCTTCGCCCACCTCGACGCCACCGTCGTGCTGTCGCGAAACATCGCCGCGCTGGGCATCTACCCGGCGGTGGACCCGCTGGACTCGACCAGCCGCCAGCTGGACCCGAACGTCATCGGCCACGAGCACTACGACACCGCCCGCCGCGTGCAGTCCACGCTCCAGAAGTACAAGGAGCTGAAGGACATCATCGCGATCCTGGGCATGGACGAGCTGTCGGAAGATGACAAGCTGGCCGTGTCGCGCGCGCGCAAGATCGAGCGCTTCTTCAGCCAGCCGTTCCACGTGGCCGAGGTGTTCACCGGCTCGCCGGGCAAGTACGTGTCGCTGAAGGACACTATCCGCGGCTTCAAGGGTATTGTCGACGGCGAGTACGACCACCTGCCGGAGCAGGCGTTCTACATGGTCGGCACCATCGAGGAAGCGGTCGAGAAGGCGAAGAAGATCGCCTGA
- the atpG gene encoding F0F1 ATP synthase subunit gamma produces MAGGREIKTKIKSVQNTRKVTRALEMVSASKIRKAQERMRTSRPYAQAMKQVIGHLAQANTDYQHPFLVEREQVKRVGYIVVSSDRGLAGGLNNNLFRKLLGEVRQFNEQGVEVDMVTIGQKASAFFRRIKVNMVGSVSHLGDVPHLDDLVGVIKVMLDAYTEGKVDKVFVVYNHFVNTMSQKATFDQLLPLPAAQAGVPNHDWDYIYEPDAATVLDHVITRYIESLVYQAVLENVASEHAARMVAMKSASDNATKLIGTLNLVYNKARQAAITQEISEIVGGAAAV; encoded by the coding sequence ATGGCTGGCGGACGCGAAATCAAAACCAAGATCAAGAGCGTGCAGAACACCCGCAAGGTGACCCGTGCGCTGGAGATGGTCTCGGCCTCCAAGATCCGCAAGGCGCAGGAGCGCATGCGCACCTCGCGCCCGTACGCGCAGGCGATGAAGCAGGTGATCGGCCACCTGGCCCAGGCCAACACCGACTACCAGCACCCGTTCCTGGTCGAGCGCGAGCAGGTCAAGCGGGTCGGTTACATCGTCGTCTCGTCCGACCGCGGCCTGGCCGGCGGCCTGAACAACAACCTGTTCCGCAAGCTGCTGGGCGAAGTCCGCCAGTTCAACGAGCAGGGCGTGGAAGTGGACATGGTCACCATCGGCCAGAAGGCGTCTGCCTTCTTCCGCCGGATCAAGGTGAACATGGTCGGCAGCGTCTCCCACCTGGGCGACGTGCCGCACCTGGACGACCTGGTCGGCGTGATCAAGGTCATGCTGGACGCCTACACCGAGGGCAAGGTCGACAAGGTGTTCGTGGTCTACAACCACTTCGTCAACACCATGAGCCAGAAGGCCACCTTCGACCAGCTGCTGCCGCTGCCGGCGGCGCAGGCGGGCGTGCCCAACCACGACTGGGACTACATCTACGAGCCCGACGCGGCCACGGTGCTGGACCACGTGATCACCCGCTACATCGAGTCGCTGGTGTACCAGGCGGTGCTGGAGAACGTGGCCTCCGAGCACGCCGCGCGCATGGTCGCGATGAAGTCGGCCAGCGACAACGCGACCAAGCTGATCGGCACCCTGAACCTGGTCTACAACAAGGCCCGGCAGGCGGCGATCACCCAGGAAATCTCCGAGATCGTCGGCGGTGCCGCGGCGGTTTAG
- the atpA gene encoding F0F1 ATP synthase subunit alpha — MATTLNPSEISDLIKTRIEQVKLSAEARNEGTVTSVSDGIVRIFGLADVMQGEMIELPPASDGQSTFALALNLERDSVGAVVLGDYEHLREGDVAKTTGRILEVPVGPQLLGRVVNALGEPIDGKGPIAAAQTAPVERVAPGVIWRKSVDQPVQTGYKTVDAMIPIGRGQRELVIGDRQTGKTALAIDAVINQKNTGIKCVYVAIGQKASTVANIVRKLEENGALAHTIVVAATASESAAMQYISAYSGCTMGEYFMDRGEDALIVYDDLSKQAVAYRQISLLLRRPPGREAYPGDVFYLHSRLLERAARVSEEYVEKFTNGEVKGKTGSLTALPIIETQAGDVSAFVPTNVISITDGQIFLETDLFNAGIRPAVNAGISVSRVGGAAQTKIIKKLSGGIRISLAQYRELAAFAQFASDLDEATRKQLERGQRVTELMKQKQYQPMSIANQALSIYAVNEGYLDDVPVAKIGAFEEGLHAHFANTAGALIEQVNNTGGWNDEIEAAFKNGIAEFKQTGTW, encoded by the coding sequence ATGGCAACCACGCTCAACCCCTCCGAAATCAGCGACCTGATCAAGACCCGCATCGAGCAGGTCAAGCTCTCCGCTGAGGCCCGCAACGAAGGCACCGTGACTTCGGTGTCCGACGGCATCGTGCGCATCTTCGGCCTGGCCGACGTGATGCAGGGCGAAATGATCGAGCTGCCGCCGGCTTCTGACGGACAATCCACCTTCGCGCTGGCCCTGAACCTGGAGCGCGACTCGGTCGGCGCCGTGGTCCTGGGCGACTACGAGCACCTGCGCGAGGGCGACGTGGCCAAGACCACCGGCCGCATCCTCGAAGTGCCGGTCGGCCCGCAGCTGCTCGGCCGCGTCGTGAACGCGCTGGGCGAGCCGATCGACGGCAAGGGCCCGATCGCCGCCGCGCAGACCGCGCCGGTGGAGCGCGTGGCCCCGGGCGTGATCTGGCGCAAGTCGGTCGACCAGCCGGTGCAGACCGGCTACAAGACCGTCGACGCGATGATCCCGATCGGCCGCGGCCAGCGCGAGCTGGTCATCGGCGACCGCCAGACCGGCAAGACCGCGCTGGCGATCGACGCGGTGATCAACCAGAAGAACACCGGCATCAAGTGCGTGTACGTGGCGATCGGCCAGAAGGCCTCGACCGTCGCCAACATCGTGCGCAAGCTGGAAGAGAACGGCGCCCTGGCCCACACCATCGTGGTGGCTGCCACCGCCTCCGAATCGGCCGCGATGCAGTACATCAGCGCCTACTCCGGCTGCACCATGGGCGAGTACTTCATGGACCGCGGCGAAGACGCGCTGATCGTCTACGACGACCTGTCCAAGCAGGCCGTGGCCTACCGCCAGATCTCGCTGCTGCTGCGCCGCCCGCCGGGCCGCGAAGCCTACCCGGGCGACGTGTTCTACCTGCATTCGCGCCTGCTCGAGCGCGCCGCGCGCGTGTCCGAGGAGTACGTGGAGAAGTTCACCAACGGCGAAGTGAAGGGCAAGACCGGTTCGCTGACCGCGCTGCCGATCATCGAGACCCAGGCCGGCGACGTCTCCGCGTTCGTGCCGACCAACGTGATCTCGATCACCGACGGCCAGATCTTCCTGGAGACCGACCTGTTCAACGCCGGCATCCGCCCGGCCGTGAACGCCGGCATCTCGGTGTCGCGCGTCGGCGGCGCCGCCCAGACCAAGATCATCAAGAAGCTTTCGGGCGGCATCCGCATCTCGCTGGCCCAGTACCGCGAGCTGGCGGCGTTCGCCCAGTTCGCCTCGGACCTGGACGAAGCCACCCGCAAGCAGCTCGAGCGCGGCCAGCGCGTCACCGAGCTGATGAAGCAGAAGCAGTACCAGCCGATGTCGATCGCCAACCAGGCGCTGTCGATCTACGCCGTCAACGAGGGCTACCTGGACGACGTGCCGGTGGCCAAGATCGGTGCCTTCGAGGAGGGCCTGCACGCCCACTTCGCCAATACCGCCGGCGCGCTGATCGAGCAGGTCAACAACACCGGTGGCTGGAACGACGAGATCGAGGCGGCGTTCAAGAACGGCATCGCCGAGTTCAAGCAGACCGGCACCTGGTAA
- a CDS encoding F0F1 ATP synthase subunit delta, translated as MSQALTLARPYARAAHAAARDEGRVDAWSQALGFAAQVAADPRVSGLLLNPALERGQAVALLAPQGAEASFTRFLGLLADAGRLPLLAEVAGMFEQLRAEDQRVVRATVTSAAELSPQELDKLRDALKRRFGREVELETAVDASLIGGAVIDAGDVVIDGSLKGKLGRLQTALAG; from the coding sequence ATGAGCCAGGCACTCACCCTCGCCCGTCCGTACGCCCGCGCCGCCCATGCGGCCGCGCGCGACGAAGGCCGCGTGGACGCGTGGTCGCAGGCACTGGGCTTCGCCGCCCAGGTCGCCGCCGACCCGCGCGTGTCCGGCCTGCTGCTGAACCCGGCGCTGGAACGTGGCCAGGCCGTGGCGCTGCTGGCGCCGCAGGGTGCCGAGGCTTCGTTCACCCGCTTCCTCGGCCTGCTGGCCGACGCCGGGCGCCTGCCGCTGCTGGCCGAGGTCGCCGGGATGTTCGAGCAGCTGCGCGCCGAGGACCAGCGCGTGGTCCGCGCCACCGTCACCTCCGCCGCCGAGCTGTCGCCGCAGGAGCTGGACAAGCTGCGCGACGCGCTCAAGCGCCGCTTCGGCCGCGAGGTCGAGCTGGAGACCGCCGTGGACGCCAGCCTGATCGGCGGCGCGGTGATCGACGCCGGCGACGTGGTGATCGACGGCTCGCTCAAGGGCAAGCTCGGGCGCCTGCAGACCGCGCTGGCGGGCTGA
- a CDS encoding F0F1 ATP synthase subunit B: MNIGLTLIAQALAFAALIWLVATKIWPPLLKAIEERQQKIAEGLAAADRSQKDLAQAQDKVNELLKEARGKANEIIDQAHTRANQIVDAAREEALSEAGRQKAIAQAEIDASANRAREDLRKQVSVLAVSGAEKLLRREIDANAHKALLDELAAEI; this comes from the coding sequence ATGAACATCGGTCTTACCCTAATTGCCCAGGCGCTGGCCTTCGCCGCGCTGATCTGGCTGGTCGCCACCAAGATCTGGCCGCCGCTGCTCAAGGCCATCGAGGAGCGCCAGCAGAAGATCGCCGAGGGCCTGGCCGCGGCCGACCGCAGCCAGAAGGACCTGGCGCAGGCGCAGGACAAGGTCAACGAGCTGCTGAAGGAAGCGCGCGGCAAGGCCAACGAGATCATCGACCAGGCCCACACCCGCGCCAACCAGATCGTCGACGCCGCGCGCGAGGAAGCCCTCAGCGAGGCCGGCCGCCAGAAGGCGATCGCCCAGGCCGAGATCGACGCGTCCGCCAACCGCGCCCGCGAGGATCTGCGCAAGCAGGTGTCCGTGCTGGCGGTGAGCGGCGCCGAGAAGCTCCTGCGCCGCGAGATCGACGCCAACGCGCACAAGGCGTTGCTGGACGAGCTGGCGGCCGAGATCTGA
- the atpE gene encoding F0F1 ATP synthase subunit C: METALTALASVQASTVLAIGIMIGLAALGAGLGLAIMAGKFLESAARQPELIPVLQVRMFITAGLIDAAFIISVAVGLLFAFASPFVAPFLAQLGG, translated from the coding sequence ATGGAAACCGCACTGACCGCCCTCGCTTCCGTCCAGGCTTCGACCGTTCTGGCCATCGGCATCATGATCGGCCTGGCCGCGCTGGGCGCCGGCCTGGGCCTGGCCATCATGGCCGGCAAGTTCCTGGAGTCGGCCGCCCGCCAGCCGGAGCTGATCCCGGTGCTGCAGGTCCGCATGTTCATCACCGCTGGCCTGATCGACGCCGCGTTCATCATCAGCGTCGCCGTCGGCCTGCTGTTCGCCTTCGCTTCGCCGTTCGTCGCGCCGTTCCTGGCCCAGCTGGGCGGCTGA